In Notamacropus eugenii isolate mMacEug1 chromosome 1, mMacEug1.pri_v2, whole genome shotgun sequence, one genomic interval encodes:
- the LOC140527708 gene encoding transmembrane protein 128-like has protein sequence MATAIDARELQQRRQRFQEEAESLLGASALRGHGAEAEESTAVEKKEKPLPRLNIHSAFWILASIVVTYYVEFFKTVKENIQTSGWLLVGIGLLITSLATAFYCILYLEWYCGIGDYDVKYPVLIPLTTATFILAGICFNIALWPVWTLFTPLILFTQFMGAIMLVSLLG, from the coding sequence ATGGCGACGGCAATAGACGCCAGAGAACTCCAGCAACGGCGGCAGCGCTTCCAGGAGGAGGCCGAGTCCCTGCTGGGGGCCTCGGCGCTCCGGGGCCACGGAGCAGAGGCCGAAGAATCTACAGctgttgagaaaaaagaaaaaccccttCCAAGACTTAATATCCATTCTGCCTTTTGGATTTTGGCATCCATTGTTGTGACATATtatgttgaattttttaaaactgtgaagGAAAACATACAAACAAGTGGGTGGCTTTTGGTTGGTATCGGTCTTTTGATCACAAGCTTAGCTACTGCATTTTACTGCATTTTGTATCTGGAATGGTATTGTGGAATTGGAGACTATGATGTCAAATATCCGGTACTGATACCTCTTACAACTGCTACTTTCATTTTAGCAGGAATTTGTTTCAACATTGCCTTATGGCCTGTTTGGACACTTTTCACTCCTTTGATATTATTTACCCAGTTTATGGGTGCCATAATGCTTGTCTCCCTCCTTGGCTGA